The following coding sequences are from one Hyalangium minutum window:
- a CDS encoding phytanoyl-CoA dioxygenase family protein, with protein MSRADEFERQGYLVLPGFASEAACDALKARAEALVAAFQPETVSIFTTHEQTRTSDAYFLSSGDKVHFFFEENAFKPDGTLRQGKALSINKIGHALHDLDPLFRQFSRAPGMAALATELGLKQPLLLQSMYIFKQPHIGGEVNSHQDSTFLYTEPLTCLGFWFALEDATVENGCLWALPGGHKQGLRKRFVRAPGGGTAFQVLDPTPMPEEGFVPLEVKKGTLVMLHGQLPHKSGANTSPKSRHAYSVHCIDATATYPRDNWLQRAPDMPAQGF; from the coding sequence ATGAGCAGGGCCGATGAGTTTGAGCGACAGGGTTACCTCGTGCTGCCGGGCTTCGCCTCGGAGGCCGCGTGCGACGCATTGAAGGCGCGCGCCGAGGCGCTGGTGGCCGCCTTCCAGCCGGAGACGGTCTCCATCTTCACCACGCACGAGCAGACGCGCACGTCGGATGCGTACTTCCTGTCCTCCGGGGACAAGGTGCACTTCTTCTTCGAGGAGAACGCCTTCAAGCCGGACGGCACGCTGCGCCAGGGCAAGGCGCTGTCCATCAACAAGATCGGCCATGCGCTACATGACCTGGATCCCCTCTTCCGCCAGTTCTCGCGGGCGCCCGGGATGGCGGCGCTGGCCACCGAGCTGGGCTTGAAGCAGCCGCTGCTGCTGCAGTCCATGTACATCTTCAAGCAGCCCCACATCGGCGGCGAGGTGAACAGCCACCAGGACTCCACGTTCCTCTACACCGAGCCGCTCACGTGCCTGGGCTTCTGGTTCGCGCTGGAGGACGCCACGGTGGAGAACGGCTGCCTGTGGGCGCTGCCGGGCGGGCACAAGCAGGGCCTGCGCAAGCGCTTCGTGCGCGCGCCGGGCGGAGGCACCGCGTTCCAGGTGCTGGACCCCACGCCCATGCCCGAGGAGGGCTTCGTGCCCCTGGAGGTGAAGAAGGGCACGCTCGTGATGCTCCACGGCCAGCTGCCCCACAAGAGCGGCGCCAACACCTCGCCCAAGAGCCGCCACGCCTACTCGGTGCACTGCATCGACGCCACGGCCACCTACCCGCGCGACAACTGGCTGCAGCGCGCCCCAGACATGCCCGCCCAAGGCTTCTGA
- a CDS encoding DMT family transporter: MAPLPVRRPADRLKIVLAYCICFLTWGSTWAVAKIGLEDLPPLRLVGVRMLVAGAALLPFVRSHLSLLTPRTLGSLVGVGTLQIGFPFAMMFIGQQWVPSSWAALLFSTYPVWVLLMGRLLLPDQLLTGPKLLAAALGLAGVFALQNTQLSGLKLSSLGVAGGLLILGSAGFCALANVLVKRHMGHVPPHLLVCVQTLSSGVPLLAASFLLEGGLPVHWTPRAVAALLWLALGGTVVTYQLFYWLLPRLSLSSVGAMALLDTLVAVVVGVGLLQEPLTASLILGGMLILSAAALANLSPASKLTRSEE, from the coding sequence ATGGCCCCTCTCCCGGTCCGCCGTCCCGCGGACAGACTGAAGATCGTCCTCGCCTACTGCATCTGCTTCCTGACCTGGGGCTCGACGTGGGCCGTGGCCAAGATCGGCCTGGAGGACCTGCCGCCGCTGCGCCTCGTGGGCGTCCGCATGCTGGTGGCCGGAGCGGCGCTGCTGCCGTTCGTCCGCTCGCACCTGTCCTTGCTCACGCCCCGCACCCTCGGGAGCCTCGTGGGCGTGGGCACCCTGCAGATCGGCTTTCCCTTCGCGATGATGTTCATCGGGCAGCAGTGGGTGCCCTCGAGCTGGGCCGCGCTGCTCTTCTCCACCTACCCCGTCTGGGTGCTCCTGATGGGGCGCCTGTTGCTCCCGGATCAGCTGCTGACAGGGCCCAAGCTGCTGGCCGCGGCGCTCGGGCTGGCGGGCGTCTTCGCGCTGCAGAACACCCAGCTGAGCGGGCTGAAGCTCTCCAGCCTGGGCGTGGCCGGGGGCCTGCTCATCCTCGGCTCGGCGGGGTTCTGCGCCCTGGCCAACGTGCTCGTGAAGCGGCACATGGGCCATGTCCCGCCGCACCTGCTGGTGTGCGTCCAGACGCTGAGCAGCGGCGTGCCCCTGCTGGCGGCCTCCTTTCTGCTCGAGGGCGGGCTGCCCGTACACTGGACGCCTCGCGCGGTGGCGGCCCTGCTGTGGCTCGCACTGGGGGGTACAGTGGTGACTTACCAGCTCTTCTACTGGCTGCTGCCTCGGCTCTCCCTCTCCTCCGTGGGAGCCATGGCTCTGCTCGACACCTTGGTGGCGGTCGTCGTGGGCGTGGGACTGCTCCAGGAGCCGCTCACCGCCTCACTCATCCTGGGCGGCATGCTCATCCTCTCCGCCGCGGCCCTGGCCAATCTCTCGCCTGCCTCCAAGCTCACTCGCAGTGAAGAGTGA
- a CDS encoding glutathione peroxidase has translation MRKLTLLFTLVAATFGAAAFAEPAVSFFDLKPNRLNGKQENLSEYKGKVLLVVNTASECGYTPQYAGLEKLSKEYKDKGAVVLGFPSNDFGGQEPGTSQEIAKFCELRFKVTFPMFEKVKTKGEGQSPVYEFLARKHGAPKWNFHKYVVGKDGQVKAAFASSVEPDSAELKKALDAALAE, from the coding sequence ATGCGCAAACTCACCCTGTTGTTTACCCTCGTGGCGGCCACCTTCGGGGCCGCTGCCTTCGCGGAGCCCGCCGTGTCCTTCTTCGATCTCAAACCGAACCGTCTCAACGGCAAGCAGGAGAACCTGTCGGAGTACAAGGGCAAGGTACTCCTGGTGGTGAACACCGCCTCAGAGTGTGGCTACACGCCGCAGTACGCCGGGCTGGAGAAGCTCTCCAAGGAGTACAAGGACAAGGGCGCGGTGGTGCTGGGCTTCCCCTCGAATGACTTCGGCGGCCAGGAACCGGGCACCTCGCAGGAGATCGCCAAGTTCTGCGAGCTGCGCTTCAAGGTCACCTTCCCCATGTTCGAGAAGGTGAAGACGAAGGGCGAGGGCCAGTCGCCCGTGTACGAGTTCCTCGCGCGCAAGCACGGCGCGCCCAAGTGGAACTTCCACAAGTACGTGGTAGGCAAGGACGGCCAGGTGAAGGCCGCCTTCGCCAGCAGTGTGGAGCCCGACAGCGCCGAGCTGAAGAAGGCGCTCGACGCGGCTCTGGCGGAGTAG
- a CDS encoding immunity 52 family protein, translating into MTETYYAGSYWLARSEPSGACARRAEHFFHLLGRCDPAWTRWYETADSFEEARKLQFTTDATRFQKLFAEAEKRNDDDFSFWLWTGDTQEEASSVNGACGSADPRLPSNCVLKPYDEGLIGERVLTAPVMTEVLRAMALAWDPEWGVATSEAHRDSVTDKAKPGTFVGWAMYFSRLRGKVPPLPAPVRIEPVEDKGTLVILTPERFTASNPEHVALAAHVHELLDRAELLRPLQPWPAG; encoded by the coding sequence ATGACAGAGACATACTACGCTGGCAGCTACTGGCTTGCCCGGTCCGAACCCAGTGGGGCATGTGCACGCCGCGCGGAGCATTTCTTCCACCTCCTGGGTCGCTGCGACCCAGCGTGGACCCGCTGGTATGAGACAGCAGACTCCTTTGAGGAGGCGCGCAAACTCCAATTCACGACAGACGCCACGAGGTTCCAGAAGCTGTTCGCGGAGGCAGAGAAGCGAAACGATGATGACTTCTCTTTCTGGCTGTGGACGGGCGACACCCAGGAGGAGGCGTCCAGCGTTAACGGGGCGTGCGGTTCAGCTGACCCCCGGCTCCCATCTAACTGCGTGCTCAAGCCTTACGATGAGGGGCTCATAGGGGAGCGGGTGCTGACTGCGCCCGTGATGACCGAGGTGTTGCGCGCTATGGCTCTAGCCTGGGATCCGGAGTGGGGTGTGGCCACATCCGAGGCGCACCGGGACAGCGTGACGGACAAAGCGAAGCCGGGCACCTTCGTAGGCTGGGCGATGTACTTCTCGCGGCTGCGTGGCAAAGTGCCTCCACTGCCTGCCCCCGTGCGTATCGAGCCCGTCGAGGACAAGGGAACCCTTGTCATCCTCACCCCCGAGCGGTTCACTGCTTCCAACCCGGAGCACGTCGCGCTGGCCGCTCACGTCCACGAACTGCTGGACCGGGCCGAGTTGCTGCGGCCGTTGCAGCCCTGGCCAGCAGGGTGA
- a CDS encoding sigma 54-interacting transcriptional regulator gives MAAWGSHPGVRPSWLTAIFLDEVVELSLEQQAQLLRVLERGEVKPVGAARAFQVVVRGVGTGPRKGLKSLKAAAHARKGGGGNRTRAGRCATSSRIAPFPRNRLE, from the coding sequence GTGGCCGCTTGGGGTTCTCACCCAGGTGTCCGCCCTTCATGGCTCACCGCGATATTCCTGGACGAGGTGGTGGAACTGTCGCTGGAGCAGCAGGCCCAACTGCTGCGGGTGCTGGAGCGCGGCGAGGTGAAGCCGGTGGGTGCGGCGCGAGCGTTCCAGGTGGTCGTGAGAGGAGTGGGGACCGGGCCCAGAAAGGGACTGAAGTCCCTCAAGGCGGCTGCCCATGCTCGGAAGGGAGGCGGCGGGAATCGAACCCGCGCCGGGCGGTGCGCAACCTCTAGCAGAATCGCGCCCTTTCCTCGCAACCGCCTGGAATGA
- a CDS encoding glutamine amidotransferase-related protein: protein MRAVVFEHDEDAGLAHLGPALQQAGFTLVRRFRTTKREDVDAELVVVMGGHMGVYEADQHPFLKEEIALLSERLANERPCLGICLGAQMLAAAAGAEVFLGKNGLEAGALPVRWTQEGMKDPVIAGVKPRTVMAHWHQDTFKAVPGATLLASTDRYTQQAFRLGKSYGFQFHMELGAEDLDRWLTQWKDTLAKHGKTPEELRTQVPKLKAAQAELTELQHRLAHHFAKAVR from the coding sequence ATGAGAGCCGTGGTCTTCGAGCATGATGAGGATGCAGGCCTTGCCCACCTGGGCCCGGCGCTGCAGCAGGCCGGGTTCACCCTCGTCAGGCGGTTCCGGACGACCAAGCGCGAGGACGTGGACGCCGAGCTCGTGGTCGTCATGGGCGGCCACATGGGCGTCTACGAGGCGGATCAGCACCCCTTCCTCAAGGAGGAGATCGCCCTGCTCTCCGAGCGGCTCGCCAACGAGCGTCCGTGCCTGGGCATCTGCCTGGGCGCTCAGATGCTCGCGGCCGCCGCGGGCGCGGAGGTGTTCCTCGGCAAGAACGGCCTGGAGGCGGGCGCCCTCCCCGTGCGGTGGACCCAGGAGGGGATGAAGGATCCGGTCATCGCAGGCGTGAAGCCGCGCACCGTCATGGCGCACTGGCACCAGGACACCTTCAAGGCCGTGCCTGGCGCCACGCTCCTGGCCTCCACGGACCGCTACACGCAGCAGGCGTTCCGGCTGGGCAAGTCCTATGGCTTCCAGTTCCACATGGAGCTGGGCGCCGAGGACCTGGACCGCTGGCTGACGCAGTGGAAAGACACGCTCGCCAAGCACGGCAAGACCCCGGAGGAGCTGCGCACCCAGGTCCCCAAGCTCAAGGCCGCCCAGGCCGAGCTCACCGAGCTGCAGCACCGCCTCGCCCACCACTTCGCCAAGGCGGTTCGCTGA
- a CDS encoding Tox-REase-5 domain-containing protein yields the protein MPRWAVLLLVPFLAGCSTTKVVRLDTDQGEPIVHTPRRDVEPVVVNEKEFRKAVAQQAFSVPVVEWPLEHARQLFGVPERSGWYRYESRGRRLLALEPGSHQNLRLLPEDEELKRCYLEWCERTWGPGDCLRLLVDKPFLDGDAKYALAMAIAHSKVLGAMKEELARMVSPQAVVATVVSGLTMYAILLALPEPVSKGVAALLTVGAMAYLGWDTVWRLIDGWLVLMKEVDQATTFAGISASGEKFGDTMGEKAARTFVMLGTVALGNTASGMAAALPSLPGARQAAVVAETQLGIRFTAPALAQVESVAITAEGVTIALAPNAVAMAARDISGGKAGAQAAPPSSGGPGEWVQVDEYMSESARTYQAQRTGAPPGYAYRVQVGDKEVDFDGFDQGVLLEVKATGYAQWITKKLDFLPNFKGSLKLLEQAKSQFRVANGTPIRWIVAEEKLAGALRKLFKANGLEDIEVVHVSPTPTP from the coding sequence ATGCCACGCTGGGCGGTTCTGCTGCTAGTCCCGTTCCTCGCAGGGTGCAGCACAACAAAGGTCGTCCGCTTGGACACGGACCAGGGCGAGCCCATCGTCCACACTCCGCGTCGCGACGTAGAACCGGTGGTGGTGAACGAGAAGGAGTTCAGGAAGGCCGTCGCACAACAGGCCTTCTCTGTGCCTGTAGTGGAGTGGCCTTTGGAGCACGCCCGGCAGTTGTTCGGAGTGCCCGAGCGAAGTGGCTGGTACAGGTACGAAAGCAGGGGCCGACGGCTCCTTGCCTTGGAGCCGGGCAGTCACCAGAACCTGCGCCTGTTGCCCGAGGACGAGGAACTCAAACGCTGCTACCTGGAGTGGTGTGAGCGGACGTGGGGCCCCGGGGATTGCCTGCGCCTGTTGGTGGACAAGCCCTTCCTGGATGGAGATGCCAAGTACGCGCTGGCCATGGCGATTGCTCACAGCAAAGTGCTGGGGGCCATGAAGGAGGAACTCGCCCGGATGGTGAGCCCCCAGGCGGTGGTGGCCACAGTCGTCAGTGGCCTGACCATGTACGCGATCTTGCTCGCGCTCCCCGAGCCGGTGAGCAAAGGGGTGGCTGCGCTGCTGACGGTGGGGGCCATGGCGTACTTGGGCTGGGACACGGTGTGGCGCCTCATTGATGGGTGGCTAGTGCTGATGAAAGAAGTGGATCAGGCCACCACCTTTGCTGGCATCTCCGCGTCCGGAGAGAAGTTCGGCGACACGATGGGAGAGAAGGCGGCCCGAACCTTCGTGATGCTGGGCACGGTGGCGTTGGGGAACACGGCTTCGGGGATGGCGGCGGCACTGCCCAGTTTGCCGGGAGCCAGGCAGGCTGCGGTGGTGGCCGAGACGCAGTTGGGAATCCGCTTCACGGCTCCAGCGCTGGCGCAGGTGGAGTCGGTCGCCATTACTGCCGAGGGCGTCACCATCGCACTGGCTCCCAATGCAGTCGCCATGGCGGCGCGTGACATCTCGGGCGGCAAGGCTGGCGCGCAGGCTGCGCCTCCCAGTTCCGGTGGCCCGGGGGAATGGGTCCAGGTAGACGAGTACATGTCCGAGAGCGCCCGGACCTATCAAGCCCAAAGGACGGGGGCTCCCCCGGGCTATGCGTACCGCGTCCAGGTGGGTGACAAGGAGGTGGACTTCGATGGCTTCGACCAGGGGGTGTTGCTTGAGGTCAAGGCCACCGGCTACGCGCAGTGGATCACCAAGAAGCTAGACTTCCTGCCGAACTTCAAGGGCAGCCTCAAACTCCTGGAGCAGGCGAAGAGCCAGTTCAGAGTCGCCAATGGAACGCCCATCCGGTGGATTGTCGCTGAGGAGAAACTCGCGGGTGCACTCAGGAAGCTGTTCAAGGCAAACGGTCTCGAGGACATCGAGGTCGTCCATGTTTCCCCTACCCCGACTCCGTGA
- a CDS encoding bile acid:sodium symporter family protein: MSVASRVLQRLSRDWFLGGMIGAVVLAALFPGVGRTGGPLHADKLANAGIFLVFFFHGVGLSAAHLKAGVARWRLHLLVQTFTFIVFPLLWWVLDKAVGRWLPADLTLGFLYLCAVPSTISSSVAMTAVARGNVAGAIFNASLSSLLGVVLTPLLVGLLAKTTGQPLSFADAVLKLAALLVLPLVLGQLARPLVGAWFARYKKYTNTFDRLVILMLVYASFCDSVEAGLFTQYGGGLLATTLGGAALLLAVVLWLTTRAARLAHFDKEDEIAAVFCGSKKTLASGVPMARLLFGAYPGLGLIVLPLMFYHQLQLIVCSVLAERYAARTR; encoded by the coding sequence GTGAGCGTCGCCTCCCGCGTCCTCCAGCGGCTGTCTCGCGACTGGTTCCTGGGAGGCATGATTGGCGCAGTGGTGCTCGCGGCGCTCTTCCCAGGAGTGGGCCGCACGGGCGGGCCGCTGCACGCGGACAAGCTCGCCAACGCGGGCATCTTCCTCGTCTTCTTCTTCCATGGCGTGGGGCTCTCCGCCGCGCACCTGAAGGCCGGGGTAGCGCGCTGGCGGCTCCACCTGCTGGTGCAGACCTTCACCTTCATCGTGTTCCCGCTGCTGTGGTGGGTGCTCGATAAGGCGGTGGGCCGGTGGCTCCCGGCGGACCTGACGCTGGGCTTCCTCTACCTGTGCGCGGTGCCGTCCACCATCTCCTCCTCGGTGGCAATGACGGCCGTGGCCCGGGGCAATGTGGCGGGCGCCATCTTCAACGCGAGCCTGTCGAGCCTCCTGGGCGTCGTGCTCACGCCCCTGCTCGTGGGCTTGCTGGCGAAGACCACGGGACAGCCGCTCTCGTTCGCGGACGCAGTGCTGAAGCTCGCGGCGCTGTTGGTGCTCCCGCTGGTGCTGGGGCAGCTGGCCCGGCCGCTGGTGGGGGCCTGGTTCGCCCGCTACAAGAAGTACACGAACACCTTTGATCGGCTCGTCATCCTGATGCTGGTGTACGCCTCGTTCTGCGACTCGGTGGAGGCGGGCCTTTTCACCCAGTACGGCGGGGGGTTGCTCGCCACGACGCTCGGGGGCGCGGCGCTCCTGCTCGCGGTGGTGTTGTGGCTAACCACCCGGGCCGCCCGCCTGGCCCACTTCGACAAGGAGGACGAGATCGCCGCCGTCTTCTGTGGCTCGAAGAAGACGCTGGCCTCGGGTGTTCCCATGGCGCGGCTGCTCTTCGGAGCCTACCCAGGGCTGGGACTCATCGTCCTTCCGTTGATGTTCTACCACCAACTCCAGTTGATCGTTTGCTCCGTGCTGGCCGAACGTTATGCAGCCCGCACGAGATGA
- a CDS encoding isocitrate dehydrogenase (NAD(+)), whose protein sequence is MANRTVTIINGDGIGPEVMAATIRVLEALKLPLEFEYKDAGAEVIAKYGTNLPHETVEAVLRSGVALKGPTGTVVGGGMASANVGLRKRLDLYSSLRPVKSVPNVKTRYEDVDLVVVRENTESLYAGLEHIIVPGVVESLKIITEKASTRIARFAFEYAKKHGRKKVTSVHKANIMKLSDGLFLDCTRKVGREFPEIQYEELIIDNFCMQLVKDPTRYDVLVMENLYGDIVSDLCAGLVGGLGVVPGANIGERTAVFEAVHGTAPDIAGKGIANPTALMMSAVMMLDWLGMSPEAKRMQAAIEKVYTEAKVRTGDIGGTANTREFTDAIIAAL, encoded by the coding sequence ATGGCGAACCGCACGGTTACAATCATCAATGGCGACGGCATCGGCCCCGAGGTCATGGCGGCCACCATCCGGGTTCTCGAGGCGCTCAAGCTGCCCCTCGAGTTCGAGTACAAGGATGCAGGCGCCGAAGTCATTGCGAAGTACGGCACCAATCTGCCCCACGAGACGGTGGAGGCAGTGCTGCGCAGCGGCGTGGCGCTCAAGGGCCCCACGGGCACGGTGGTGGGCGGCGGCATGGCCTCGGCCAACGTGGGCCTGCGCAAGCGCTTGGACTTGTACTCCTCGCTGCGCCCGGTGAAGAGCGTGCCCAACGTGAAGACGCGCTACGAGGACGTGGACCTCGTGGTGGTGCGCGAGAACACCGAGAGCCTCTACGCCGGCCTGGAGCACATCATCGTCCCGGGCGTCGTCGAGTCGCTGAAGATCATCACCGAGAAGGCCTCCACGCGCATTGCCCGCTTCGCCTTCGAGTACGCCAAGAAGCACGGCCGCAAGAAGGTGACCTCCGTTCACAAGGCCAACATCATGAAGCTGTCGGACGGCCTCTTCCTGGACTGCACCCGCAAGGTCGGCCGCGAGTTCCCGGAGATCCAGTACGAAGAGCTCATCATCGACAACTTCTGCATGCAGCTGGTGAAGGACCCCACCCGCTACGACGTGCTGGTGATGGAGAACCTCTACGGCGACATCGTCAGTGACTTGTGCGCGGGCCTGGTGGGCGGCCTGGGTGTGGTGCCGGGTGCCAACATCGGCGAGCGCACCGCGGTGTTCGAAGCCGTCCACGGCACCGCGCCGGACATCGCCGGCAAGGGCATCGCCAACCCCACGGCGCTGATGATGTCCGCGGTGATGATGCTGGACTGGCTGGGCATGAGCCCCGAGGCCAAGCGCATGCAGGCGGCCATCGAGAAGGTCTACACCGAGGCCAAGGTGCGCACGGGCGACATCGGCGGCACCGCCAACACCCGCGAGTTCACGGACGCCATCATCGCCGCGCTGTGA
- a CDS encoding ATP-binding protein, with protein sequence MGELFPGEEVAAPGASRGLASRGANTLLNAEPPTGTVALVFTDVPAAARLWERCPEAMGDALEIQDQVLRVLLDRCGGYEVKTQGGAFMVAFASPREAVRWCLVAQEALLMAPWSPELLAQPEASEEVGPRGLLHRGLRVRMGVHVGEPEIRVDGRTGRVDYVGRVVNAAARVAAAGHGGQVLVSGAAWAQVAGSAELPGQAARPLGTFRLRGLDSPLALVEVLPTSLVDRRFGVLLAARERQGNVPAVQPDLIGRSTELETLRQWFGEGQRLVTLLGPGGMGKTRLATHFGGLELEACTWEGGVWLCELAEARTEDGLCHAVCQALGVTLSREREAADPVEQLGTALNGYGDVLIILDNLEQATSPGARLVERWLALAPRARFLVTSREVLALPEERLLELASLSLPDAGETRLEEVARSEAVRLFVQRAREVRGRFELTAKEAPHVVDIVRRLDGVALAIELAAARTGVLGVSQLRERLSRRFELLRTGRRGTSERQATLRGAIDWSWNLLSPEERIALVQCSVFRGGFTQEAAEAVVVVPESGASVRQVLQSLRDRSLLRAVEAEDACGEPRLGMYESIRQYAADRLHEQGSEASVLARHSQWYLGLAQGLRQQVRGVRGAGALRRLALERENLLAACDEALSGTAATPRSLKLALATLEALEPDFVTRGALSLLLTRLDRAHELAGAFAGTATLSAEILAVRGRVHLEAGHLEPAREDLERACAALGISGDVAGQKRGLVELSIVARQQGDLEAAWQCIQQAQQLSSGEDGWLEAYTRGNLGLLEQARTGAESALPHLLAAQELFQTVGDVASEVGFTTHCAVALGELGLVDEAVEHVSDAMTRAASVGDRGGHTLARLHLGCLLLEGGRALEAREHLTAAMRLGRQLGARLLEGLAMGELGRTEMALGELAEARHWLAEAVSALEEVARWHALRFAAHRAAVEAVLGDLPAALSSFDALEDEPQVRTDPVLRPLITLLRAAAELALADEAPVGSEEAGQSLASARRRVAAVSNAQERPNSSDMRGALRFLKQQLSRRYS encoded by the coding sequence ATGGGTGAACTTTTTCCAGGCGAGGAAGTGGCAGCGCCAGGGGCTTCGCGGGGACTGGCTTCACGAGGGGCGAACACCCTCCTGAATGCCGAGCCTCCTACGGGCACAGTGGCCCTGGTCTTCACCGATGTTCCTGCGGCCGCGCGGCTCTGGGAGCGGTGCCCCGAGGCGATGGGGGACGCGCTCGAGATCCAGGACCAGGTGCTGCGGGTCCTGCTGGATCGGTGTGGCGGCTACGAGGTGAAGACGCAGGGCGGGGCGTTCATGGTCGCGTTTGCCTCGCCTCGGGAGGCGGTGCGCTGGTGCCTGGTGGCCCAGGAGGCGCTGCTCATGGCGCCCTGGAGCCCGGAGCTCCTGGCCCAGCCCGAGGCCTCCGAGGAGGTGGGGCCCCGAGGCCTGCTCCACCGGGGCTTGCGCGTGCGCATGGGCGTGCACGTAGGCGAGCCGGAGATCCGCGTAGATGGGCGCACGGGCCGAGTGGATTATGTCGGCCGCGTGGTGAATGCGGCGGCGCGCGTGGCGGCCGCAGGTCATGGGGGCCAAGTGCTGGTGAGCGGCGCGGCCTGGGCGCAGGTGGCGGGCTCGGCGGAGCTTCCGGGCCAGGCTGCCCGGCCGCTGGGCACGTTCCGGCTGCGAGGGCTCGATAGTCCGCTCGCGTTGGTGGAGGTGCTCCCCACCTCGCTGGTGGATCGCAGGTTTGGGGTGTTGCTGGCGGCCCGCGAGCGGCAGGGCAATGTGCCCGCAGTGCAGCCGGACCTCATTGGCCGGAGCACCGAACTGGAGACGCTGCGGCAGTGGTTCGGCGAGGGCCAGCGGCTCGTCACCTTGCTGGGACCGGGAGGCATGGGAAAGACCCGGCTCGCCACCCACTTCGGTGGCTTGGAGCTGGAGGCCTGCACCTGGGAGGGCGGGGTGTGGCTGTGCGAGCTGGCCGAGGCGAGGACCGAGGACGGGCTCTGCCACGCCGTGTGCCAGGCGCTCGGTGTCACCTTGTCGCGGGAGCGGGAGGCGGCGGATCCCGTGGAGCAACTGGGGACCGCGCTGAACGGCTACGGGGATGTGCTGATCATCCTCGACAACCTGGAGCAGGCCACGAGCCCTGGAGCGCGGCTGGTGGAGCGCTGGCTCGCGCTGGCACCCCGGGCGCGCTTCCTGGTCACCTCGCGCGAGGTGCTGGCGCTGCCCGAGGAGCGTCTGCTGGAGCTGGCCTCGCTGTCGCTGCCGGACGCGGGGGAGACGCGGCTGGAGGAGGTTGCGCGCTCGGAGGCAGTGCGCCTCTTCGTGCAGCGGGCCCGGGAGGTCCGCGGGCGCTTCGAGCTGACGGCCAAGGAGGCGCCGCACGTGGTGGACATCGTCCGGCGGCTGGACGGGGTTGCCCTGGCCATCGAGCTGGCGGCGGCGCGCACGGGCGTGCTGGGCGTGAGCCAGCTCCGGGAGCGGCTGTCGCGGCGCTTCGAGCTGCTGCGCACCGGACGGCGGGGGACCTCGGAGCGGCAGGCCACGCTGCGCGGCGCGATTGACTGGTCCTGGAACCTGCTGTCGCCGGAGGAGCGGATCGCGCTCGTCCAGTGCTCGGTGTTCCGGGGCGGCTTCACGCAGGAGGCAGCGGAGGCGGTGGTGGTGGTGCCTGAGAGCGGCGCGAGCGTCCGGCAGGTGCTCCAGTCGCTGCGGGACCGCTCGCTGCTGCGCGCGGTGGAGGCGGAGGACGCGTGCGGCGAGCCGCGCCTCGGCATGTACGAGAGCATCCGGCAGTACGCCGCGGACCGGCTCCACGAGCAGGGCAGCGAGGCGTCGGTGTTGGCGAGGCACTCACAGTGGTACCTCGGGCTCGCGCAAGGGTTGAGGCAGCAAGTGCGGGGAGTCAGAGGGGCGGGGGCGCTGCGGCGGCTGGCGCTCGAGCGGGAGAACCTGTTGGCTGCCTGCGATGAGGCGCTCTCGGGAACTGCGGCAACTCCACGCTCCTTGAAGCTGGCGCTGGCGACACTGGAGGCGCTGGAGCCCGACTTCGTGACGCGTGGCGCGCTCAGCCTGCTGCTGACGCGGCTCGATCGGGCCCACGAGCTGGCCGGTGCCTTCGCGGGGACTGCCACGCTTTCGGCGGAGATCCTCGCGGTCCGGGGCCGCGTCCACCTGGAGGCGGGACACCTCGAGCCCGCGCGAGAGGATCTGGAGCGCGCCTGCGCGGCGTTGGGTATCAGTGGAGACGTGGCGGGACAGAAGCGAGGGCTGGTGGAGCTGTCCATCGTGGCGCGCCAACAGGGAGACCTGGAGGCGGCGTGGCAGTGCATCCAGCAGGCCCAGCAGCTGTCCTCGGGAGAGGACGGGTGGCTGGAGGCGTACACGCGCGGCAACCTCGGCCTGCTCGAGCAGGCTCGCACGGGCGCGGAGTCCGCGCTGCCTCACCTCCTCGCGGCCCAGGAGCTGTTCCAGACCGTGGGGGATGTGGCTTCTGAAGTGGGCTTCACCACCCACTGCGCCGTGGCGCTCGGGGAGCTGGGACTCGTGGATGAGGCGGTGGAGCACGTGTCCGATGCGATGACCCGCGCCGCCAGCGTGGGAGACCGTGGAGGCCACACGCTGGCGCGGCTGCACCTGGGCTGCCTGCTGCTCGAAGGCGGACGGGCCCTGGAGGCGCGCGAACACCTCACGGCCGCCATGCGCCTGGGACGCCAGCTCGGCGCGCGTCTCTTGGAAGGCCTGGCCATGGGCGAGCTGGGCCGCACGGAGATGGCGTTGGGAGAGCTGGCGGAGGCGAGGCACTGGCTGGCGGAGGCCGTCTCCGCGCTGGAGGAGGTGGCCCGGTGGCACGCGCTCCGCTTCGCCGCGCATCGAGCCGCGGTGGAGGCTGTGCTGGGAGATCTCCCGGCCGCGCTGTCGAGCTTCGACGCGCTGGAGGATGAGCCACAGGTCCGCACCGATCCGGTCCTGCGCCCGCTCATCACGCTGCTGCGCGCGGCGGCGGAGCTGGCGCTGGCGGACGAGGCCCCGGTGGGAAGTGAAGAGGCAGGTCAGTCCCTGGCTTCAGCACGGCGGCGCGTGGCGGCCGTCTCCAACGCACAGGAACGCCCGAACTCCTCGGACATGCGCGGAGCCTTGCGCTTCTTGAAGCAACAGCTCTCCCGGCGCTACTCCTGA